The Pongo abelii isolate AG06213 chromosome 11, NHGRI_mPonAbe1-v2.0_pri, whole genome shotgun sequence genome includes a window with the following:
- the LOC134759578 gene encoding uncharacterized protein LOC134759578 yields MCRWLGECPSQNLMAGPVRLPARPGPHHVPSVFWVTLSASFLWFSLSFSDFVIVSLTVSLSVPLLSVILFLSLRPCPGSFCVSASSVSVSWFYSASISLSVSFCCLFCLFVFLSFCFPHLVLGFSSACLSLCFCHSLSFCVILHVCLSVPFPCLSLHTKVAPSWEVGPVPMPGPSSAKGILERLEVIPVHSVQRLIIVLTWQLAIAPPKENPHSGGSSAVGTRPPWRLQGSQCGDRLSRGSWSIHWDADARPEGPCVFLSDRPQAGQLTPRKIKARLRVLDSLLWLGIVSKIVDSILRVVSVLWACEGSFVCAISGCHTAPGGAGYCPSL; encoded by the coding sequence ATGTGCAGGTGGCTGGGGGAGTGCCCTTCCCAGAACCTCATGGCTGGACCTGTGAGACTCCCTGCCCGTCCTGGTCCCCACCATGTTCCCTCTGTTTTCTGGGTGACTCTCTCTGCCTCATTTCTCTGGttctctctgtccttctctgACTTTGTTATTGTCTCTCTCACTGTTTCTTTGTCTGTCCCTCTCCTCTCTGTCATTCTGTTTCTCTCACTTCGTCCCTGTCCTGGATCTTTCTGTGTCTCTGCATCTTCTGTCTCTGTGTCCTGGTTTTACTCTGCCTCcatatctctctctgtctctttttgttgcctgttttgtctctttgttttcctGTCATTCTGTTTCCCTCATTTGGTCCTCGGTTTCagctctgcctgtctctctctctgtttctgtcattctctctctttctgtgtcatTCTCCATGTTTGTCTCTCTGTTCCCTTTCCTTGTCTGTCTCTGCACACCAAGGTTGCTCCCAGCTGGGAGGTTGGCCCTGTCCCGATGCCTGGCCCTTCTTCTGCCAAAGGCATCTTGGAAAGACTTGAAGTTATTCCGGTGCATTCAGTCCAGCGCTTGATAATTGTACTAACCTGGCAATTGGCAATTGCTCCTCCCAAAGAAAACCCTCACAGTGGAGGGTCCTCTGCTGTGGGCACCAGGCCTCCTTGGAGGTTACAGGGCTCACAGTGTGGGGACAGGTTGTCCAGGGGCAGCTGGAGCATCCACTGGGATGCTGATGCCAGGCCAGAGGGCCCCTGTGTTTTCCTGAGTGACAGGCCACAAGCAGGACAGCTCACACCCAGGAAAATAAAAGCCAGGCTCAGAGTACTTGATTCCTTGTTATGGTTGGGGATAGTCAGTAAAATAGTAGATTCCATTTTGAGAGTAGTGTCAGTGCTCTGGGCCTGTGAAGGGAGCTTTGTGTGTGCTATCTCTGGTTGTCACACAGCTCCCGGTGGTGCAGGTTATTGTCCCAGTCTGTAG